From Synechococcus sp. A10-1-5-1, a single genomic window includes:
- a CDS encoding fatty acid desaturase translates to MAPVLLALVLFSARSFSLMHDCGHNTLWSTTWCNRLTGFVLGCLNAIPQFPWSRGHAFHHKHNGNWDVYRGPSSLLSVNQFLKLSPAAQWRYRVIRHPLMLFPGGFFYLVIRPRLQLLLGVAEFIGAALKHAVQFPRTSPQGWRRFVLSFKSSHWYTTGEWMDLLANNVVVIASWYWMASWLGLGLFLSCYSFVMACSAAMFICVFFVQHNFSGSYTSGTEGWSYFKGAIEGSSNLVLPGFLNWFTADIAFHSVHHLCERIPNYRLRECHLLHSELLKRCTYLRLSDIPRCFDLILWDSNELELVSIHQAQMKAS, encoded by the coding sequence ATGGCCCCTGTGCTGCTGGCACTGGTCTTGTTTTCGGCCCGCAGCTTCTCTTTGATGCACGATTGCGGGCACAACACGTTGTGGTCGACCACCTGGTGCAATCGACTGACCGGCTTTGTCCTGGGGTGTCTGAATGCCATTCCGCAATTTCCCTGGTCCCGTGGTCATGCCTTCCATCACAAACACAATGGGAATTGGGATGTCTATCGGGGGCCGTCTTCACTCCTGAGTGTCAATCAGTTCCTGAAGTTGTCGCCTGCTGCCCAGTGGCGCTACCGCGTCATCCGGCACCCCTTGATGCTTTTCCCTGGTGGCTTTTTCTATCTGGTGATCCGGCCAAGGCTCCAGCTCTTGCTTGGGGTGGCTGAGTTCATCGGAGCAGCCCTAAAGCACGCCGTTCAATTCCCGCGAACCAGTCCTCAGGGCTGGAGGCGTTTTGTTTTGTCCTTCAAGTCCAGCCATTGGTACACGACTGGTGAGTGGATGGACCTGCTTGCGAACAATGTGGTCGTGATCGCCAGTTGGTACTGGATGGCTTCTTGGCTGGGTCTTGGCTTGTTTTTGAGCTGCTATTCCTTCGTCATGGCATGCTCAGCGGCCATGTTTATCTGTGTCTTTTTTGTCCAGCACAACTTCAGTGGGTCCTACACCAGTGGAACGGAAGGCTGGAGCTATTTCAAAGGAGCCATTGAAGGCAGCAGCAACCTTGTGTTGCCAGGTTTCTTGAACTGGTTTACCGCTGATATCGCCTTTCATTCAGTCCATCATCTTTGTGAGCGTATTCCGAATTACAGGCTCAGGGAGTGCCATCTTTTGCATTCAGAACTGCTGAAGCGATGCACCTATCTGAGGCTCAGCGACATTCCTCGCTGCTTTGACCTCATCCTTTGGGACTCCAATGAGCTGGAACTGGTCAGCATTCATCAGGCCCAGATGAAAGCTTCGTAG